A genomic window from Chitinophaga pollutisoli includes:
- a CDS encoding DUF4846 domain-containing protein, translating into MKIFLLLICSLLVFPAAAQTIGEWPLPAGFQRMLQASGSFGAWLRNVPLKKTTTVYLFNGDKKRNQSAQVAVLDITTGKKDLQQCADAVMRLYAEHLYANNKYGQIVFNATDGTPINYSDWRKGWRWKLRGNKLLKLQVTSPCDTRACFESYLETVFTYAGTISLKKQLQPVRNISDIRPGDVFIEGGSPGHAVIVMDVAVNIHGDKRFLLAQSYMPAQDIHLLKNPSSASAWYALPGSTLRTPEWTFGNGGALMRFK; encoded by the coding sequence ATGAAAATCTTCCTGTTGCTCATTTGTTCCCTGTTGGTATTTCCCGCTGCCGCGCAAACCATCGGCGAATGGCCGCTGCCGGCCGGGTTTCAACGAATGCTGCAAGCTTCCGGCAGCTTCGGCGCCTGGCTCCGCAACGTTCCCTTGAAAAAAACGACAACGGTGTATTTGTTCAACGGGGATAAGAAACGCAATCAATCGGCGCAGGTGGCTGTGCTGGATATTACCACCGGTAAAAAGGACCTCCAGCAATGTGCGGATGCCGTGATGCGCCTGTATGCGGAACATCTTTACGCGAACAATAAATACGGGCAGATCGTATTCAACGCCACCGACGGTACGCCGATAAATTACTCAGACTGGCGGAAAGGATGGCGATGGAAGCTTCGCGGCAACAAGCTCCTGAAATTACAAGTGACATCTCCCTGCGATACGCGCGCGTGTTTCGAAAGTTACCTGGAAACTGTATTCACATACGCCGGTACGATTTCGCTGAAAAAGCAGTTGCAGCCGGTTCGCAATATATCCGACATTCGCCCGGGCGATGTTTTCATTGAAGGCGGATCCCCCGGCCATGCGGTCATCGTGATGGATGTAGCGGTCAATATCCATGGCGACAAGAGATTCCTGCTGGCCCAGAGCTATATGCCTGCGCAGGACATTCATCTTTTAAAGAACCCCTCGTCCGCCAGCGCCTGGTATGCCCTTCCTGGAAGCACGTTGCGTACGCCGGAATGGACTTTTGGAAATGGAGGCGCTTTGATGCGGTTTAAATGA
- a CDS encoding CAP domain-containing protein, with the protein MKSLQFACLFAGLAILCACSKEPLEEYLPPENATLAQIPAFRDSFFVMTHRVDSANMLRLINAYRSKGCNCGGEYMPPAPPLTWNIRLEKASWLHSKEMNDSVYMSHIGRNGSTGGDRLHKMGYHWKSYAENIALGILTEKTVVDGWMGSKTHCLAMMNPLLKETGVARYKNFWTQEIALSY; encoded by the coding sequence ATGAAAAGCTTGCAGTTTGCCTGCCTCTTCGCCGGCCTGGCTATCCTTTGCGCCTGCTCCAAGGAACCGCTGGAAGAATACCTCCCTCCCGAAAACGCCACCTTGGCGCAGATTCCCGCTTTCAGGGATTCGTTTTTCGTTATGACGCACCGCGTCGACAGCGCCAATATGCTCCGGCTCATCAATGCGTATCGCAGCAAGGGCTGCAATTGCGGCGGAGAATACATGCCGCCGGCGCCACCCCTGACCTGGAATATCCGCCTGGAAAAAGCCTCCTGGCTACATAGCAAGGAAATGAACGACAGCGTGTATATGAGCCATATAGGCCGCAACGGCAGTACGGGCGGCGACCGCCTGCACAAAATGGGATACCACTGGAAAAGTTATGCGGAAAATATCGCGCTGGGTATACTCACTGAAAAAACAGTTGTGGATGGTTGGATGGGCAGTAAAACGCATTGCCTGGCCATGATGAATCCCTTGCTGAAAGAAACCGGTGTCGCGCGGTACAAAAACTTCTGGACGCAGGAAATCGCCTTGTCTTATTAA
- a CDS encoding Gfo/Idh/MocA family oxidoreductase: MTASHISRRNFLATGTAAIAGMALSSPLLAASAPRIRVGVIGTGSRGAGLITLLQKIPAFQVTACCDILPDNLRKAITISGGKAKAHTDHRALLNDRNLDAVVIATPLFLHAPMAIDALSAGKHVYLEKSLSYNIAEALAVEKKVAESNRVLQVGYQYRYYGLYRKIKEIIGQNWLGKITHLESQYNRNSDWRNPVSDPKLERIVNWRMYSEYCGGPLSELCAHQIDMIQFLLDANPTRAVAMGGINYWKDGRDTYDHIRAIYEYPGGIKSSVSSVLSNAYNSYNIKIFGEKATVEIQRENAYIYAENTQNRLGTVDGVTGATVSVKTQGDAEEIKWLQPGERLLEPTTYALEDFRRCIQEGKTPDSNVLTAKNSSLAIHMGNMAAKSGGTEYWPA, translated from the coding sequence ATGACCGCTTCGCACATTTCCCGCAGAAATTTCCTCGCCACCGGCACCGCCGCCATCGCCGGAATGGCCCTCAGCTCCCCGCTCCTCGCCGCCTCAGCCCCACGGATCCGCGTCGGCGTCATCGGCACCGGCAGCCGCGGTGCCGGGCTCATCACCTTACTACAGAAAATCCCGGCTTTCCAGGTGACCGCCTGTTGCGACATCTTGCCGGATAATCTCCGCAAAGCCATCACCATCTCCGGTGGCAAAGCGAAAGCCCACACCGACCACCGCGCACTGCTCAACGACCGCAACCTCGACGCCGTCGTGATCGCCACGCCACTTTTCCTCCACGCTCCCATGGCGATCGACGCCCTGTCGGCCGGCAAACACGTCTACCTCGAAAAATCTTTGTCATATAATATCGCCGAAGCCCTGGCCGTAGAGAAAAAGGTAGCGGAGAGCAACCGCGTACTCCAGGTTGGCTACCAATACCGTTATTATGGACTCTACCGCAAAATCAAGGAAATCATCGGCCAGAACTGGCTTGGCAAAATCACGCACCTCGAAAGCCAGTACAACCGCAATTCCGACTGGCGCAATCCCGTTTCCGATCCCAAACTGGAACGCATCGTCAATTGGCGGATGTATAGCGAGTATTGCGGCGGCCCGCTGTCTGAACTCTGCGCCCACCAAATCGATATGATCCAGTTCCTGCTGGACGCCAATCCCACGCGCGCCGTGGCCATGGGCGGCATCAATTACTGGAAAGACGGCCGGGACACCTACGATCACATCCGGGCCATATACGAATACCCGGGCGGGATTAAATCCAGCGTTTCCTCGGTGCTGTCAAACGCTTACAACAGCTATAACATCAAAATTTTCGGAGAAAAAGCGACGGTAGAGATCCAGCGGGAGAATGCTTACATCTACGCCGAAAATACCCAAAACAGGTTGGGAACGGTGGATGGCGTCACCGGCGCCACTGTCAGCGTAAAAACCCAGGGCGACGCGGAAGAAATCAAATGGCTGCAGCCCGGCGAGCGCCTTCTCGAACCCACCACCTACGCGCTCGAAGACTTCCGGCGCTGCATCCAGGAAGGCAAAACGCCCGATTCCAATGTTTTGACCGCAAAAAACAGCTCGCTGGCGATCCATATGGGGAATATGGCCGCCAAATCAGGGGGCACGGAGTATTGGCCAGCGTAG
- a CDS encoding SusC/RagA family TonB-linked outer membrane protein yields MLAFTAVSTTALGQALTVTGTVTSEKNGEPLPGVSVTLLNSTKSAITDEKGFYRIILPSLSGTLVFTYIGMEKKAEPIGNRTLVNVQLAESNSALQEVVVTAIGIERKRAALGYSAQVVKGSELTEAREVNVANSLKGKVAGVFVSASATGPGGSSYVNIRGASSFQGNNQPLYVIDGVPIDNQTVGAPDLNNARGTARDYGDGIGNISPDDVETITVLKGPNGASLYGARGANGVILITTKKGKAGKRAKIDFNSNAVWEKPLVTPQRQNSYGPGYGESIESWDLVTIDGREVRQLPAGIPDMWGAKFDGQPIALELWPSLGVFSYTGKGSDESRNFYATGSTYTNSLAVSGGTEKVNYRVSFSDLRNKGIYPTSTLDRQTLNTTLGFQATDKLYIETRVNYIRQAGKNRPGFGTDINTIGMSLNRFPAFLSMDMMKDYKTPDGQANNWTDGRPFNPYWVLNEFLSTDSRDRVNGYLLARYKLASWLTLQARGGTDFFFDVRDSRIGVNTPTGSGNLRRGQVNNDRIRMREDNFDVLLTANGALSDKFTGTFSVGANRLDRKQQEMTLQGNNLNIDHLYNIINAGLVVPADRLNRRRMNSGYFTGQIGYNNFLFLDISGRNDWSSTLGANNYSFFYPAASASFVFTDAFQIKNDKWLSFGKVRLSYAQAGKDASAYQTQIGYNLSTLSYNGQRMASTPGTIPLVDLKNELTTSFETGTELKFFRDRLGIDFTYYHARAKNQILGVDIPAPTGFSRKLINAGEIRNRGLELMVTGTPISSRGFTWNISVNASRNRSEVVSLAPGINSLNLYSTGEMSIEARPGLPYGNIVGYKYKRTATGEKWLNAAGAYQRDATTSVLGNVQPDYLAGITNNLSYKGVSLSFLIDVRQGGKIFSYSKQQQWSVGTGKGTENGDNLIADGVIEGADGKFTRSNIVLGRSAYYQSMSYGNISEEFVLDASYIALRELTLGYNVGKHFRQGFILKSAKLTAVCRNVLYLKQNKQIKEMGANPEGGFGPFTVAQGFESTGVPITRNFGLNLSVSL; encoded by the coding sequence ATGCTTGCCTTCACAGCCGTTTCAACCACCGCGCTTGGGCAAGCGCTTACCGTGACAGGCACGGTTACATCGGAAAAAAATGGGGAGCCGCTTCCCGGAGTTTCCGTCACGTTATTGAATTCAACCAAATCAGCGATCACTGATGAAAAAGGCTTTTACCGGATTATTTTGCCTTCCTTGTCCGGGACACTCGTATTTACTTACATCGGCATGGAGAAAAAAGCGGAACCTATAGGCAACCGCACACTGGTTAACGTCCAGCTCGCAGAATCCAACAGCGCCCTGCAGGAAGTAGTTGTTACCGCCATTGGTATCGAACGAAAGCGCGCCGCGCTGGGATACTCCGCACAGGTAGTCAAAGGAAGCGAACTTACCGAAGCCCGCGAAGTGAACGTCGCTAACTCCCTCAAAGGGAAAGTCGCTGGCGTTTTCGTGAGCGCATCCGCAACGGGGCCCGGTGGTTCCAGTTATGTCAACATCCGCGGCGCCAGCTCGTTCCAGGGCAACAACCAACCGCTGTACGTGATCGATGGCGTACCCATCGATAACCAGACCGTCGGCGCGCCCGACCTTAACAACGCCCGCGGCACCGCCCGCGACTACGGCGACGGGATCGGCAACATCTCGCCCGATGACGTTGAAACCATCACGGTGCTCAAAGGCCCGAACGGTGCCTCGCTTTACGGCGCCCGCGGCGCCAACGGCGTTATCCTCATCACCACCAAAAAAGGAAAAGCCGGCAAACGCGCCAAAATCGATTTCAATTCCAACGCCGTATGGGAAAAGCCGCTCGTGACACCGCAGCGCCAGAATTCATACGGTCCGGGTTATGGCGAATCCATCGAGTCGTGGGACCTCGTTACCATCGACGGCCGCGAAGTGCGCCAGCTCCCCGCAGGCATCCCTGATATGTGGGGCGCTAAATTCGACGGCCAGCCCATCGCGCTCGAACTCTGGCCCAGCCTCGGCGTGTTCTCCTATACCGGGAAAGGCTCCGACGAGTCACGCAATTTCTACGCCACCGGCAGCACCTACACCAACTCACTCGCCGTTTCCGGCGGCACCGAAAAAGTGAATTACCGGGTGTCGTTTTCGGATCTGCGCAACAAGGGCATTTACCCCACATCCACCCTTGATCGCCAGACCCTAAACACCACCCTCGGATTCCAGGCTACGGATAAACTCTATATCGAAACCCGCGTCAACTACATCCGCCAGGCCGGGAAAAACAGGCCGGGCTTCGGTACCGATATCAATACCATCGGTATGTCGCTCAACCGTTTCCCCGCTTTCCTGTCGATGGACATGATGAAGGATTACAAAACACCCGACGGACAAGCCAATAACTGGACCGACGGCCGCCCGTTCAATCCTTACTGGGTGCTGAACGAGTTCCTCAGTACTGATAGCCGCGACCGTGTGAACGGCTACCTGCTGGCCCGGTATAAACTGGCGTCCTGGCTTACGTTGCAGGCACGCGGCGGCACCGACTTCTTCTTCGATGTACGCGATTCGCGCATTGGGGTGAATACGCCCACCGGCTCTGGGAACCTTCGCCGCGGACAGGTGAACAACGACCGTATCCGCATGCGGGAAGACAACTTCGACGTATTGCTCACGGCCAATGGCGCGCTGAGCGATAAATTCACCGGAACTTTCTCCGTGGGCGCCAACCGCCTCGACCGCAAGCAGCAGGAGATGACGCTGCAGGGCAATAACCTGAATATCGATCATCTCTATAATATCATCAACGCAGGCCTGGTGGTGCCGGCCGACCGCCTCAACCGCCGCCGCATGAACTCGGGATATTTTACCGGCCAGATCGGGTATAATAATTTCCTTTTCCTGGATATTTCCGGTCGTAACGACTGGTCGTCGACCCTCGGGGCCAATAACTACTCTTTCTTCTATCCCGCGGCCAGCGCCAGTTTCGTTTTTACTGACGCTTTCCAGATCAAAAATGACAAGTGGCTGAGTTTCGGTAAAGTGCGGTTGTCTTATGCCCAGGCGGGTAAAGACGCAAGCGCGTACCAGACGCAGATCGGGTATAACCTGAGCACGCTCAGTTACAATGGCCAGCGTATGGCTTCTACACCGGGGACTATTCCGCTGGTGGACCTCAAAAACGAACTGACGACTTCCTTTGAAACGGGTACGGAGCTGAAATTCTTCCGCGACCGCCTGGGGATCGACTTTACGTATTATCATGCACGCGCCAAAAACCAGATACTGGGCGTGGATATCCCGGCGCCTACCGGCTTTTCGCGCAAGCTGATCAATGCCGGTGAGATCCGTAATCGCGGTTTGGAGTTGATGGTAACGGGTACGCCTATATCGTCCCGCGGCTTCACCTGGAATATTTCCGTGAACGCCTCCCGCAACAGGTCGGAAGTGGTTTCCCTGGCGCCGGGCATCAATTCGCTGAATCTGTACAGCACGGGTGAAATGAGCATCGAGGCGCGGCCCGGACTGCCGTACGGCAATATCGTGGGTTACAAGTACAAACGGACGGCTACTGGCGAGAAGTGGCTCAACGCTGCCGGCGCTTACCAGCGGGATGCTACTACTTCGGTGCTGGGTAACGTGCAGCCGGATTACCTGGCGGGCATCACCAACAATCTTTCCTATAAAGGGGTAAGCTTGTCGTTCCTGATCGATGTAAGGCAAGGTGGAAAGATTTTCTCTTATTCCAAGCAGCAGCAATGGTCGGTGGGTACGGGTAAAGGCACGGAAAACGGCGACAACCTGATCGCCGATGGCGTGATCGAAGGGGCCGACGGTAAATTCACCCGTAGCAATATCGTGCTGGGAAGATCGGCTTATTACCAGAGTATGAGTTATGGCAATATCAGCGAAGAATTCGTGCTGGACGCCAGTTACATCGCGCTTCGCGAATTAACGCTGGGTTACAACGTCGGTAAGCATTTCCGTCAGGGCTTCATTCTGAAATCAGCCAAGCTGACGGCTGTTTGCCGCAACGTGTTGTATCTGAAGCAGAATAAGCAAATCAAGGAGATGGGCGCCAATCCGGAAGGTGGCTTCGGGCCGTTTACCGTGGCGCAGGGCTTTGAGTCTACCGGTGTGCCCATTACCCGCAATTTTGGTCTGAACCTTTCTGTTTCCCTTTAA
- a CDS encoding SusD/RagB family nutrient-binding outer membrane lipoprotein, with protein MRLIYKWIMVAGGCVALGSCTKDFKEINTNPTLIGRDIVQPQLLFTSAIKNFVFQNQTHGLLADYAGYYKNPASGNVFQNRDWSNPFNTHYRNYLINFSEMIRLCEQDPLRRNMLNIGRICRAMVFQQLTDAYGDVPYFDAVKSVENVIVQPKYDTQEAIYREMLKELDEAYEALQSDPAQFSLGNADIVLKGNVDGWKRLANSLRLRMAMRVRYAAPDLAKQHIDEVMTRPFITTNAQNVKLATLNDGNADNANPFYSRQQTSPNNMVVSFTLTDNLKRLSDPRLPLLARPANAPEAGYRGVPLQFETTDGVPSPYQTDSVSRMALTFLQPVIDIVIMNASEVFLLRAEAALAGITNEDEQDLYRQGIQLAMAQYGVAAGDITTYLASPAATLAGTDEQKLEQIIVQKWLAVYYNINEGWAEFRRTGYPRIWTGTLKGDTDGNIPRRLTYPLAESLRNGDNYKAAVSRLSGGDILMSRVWWDKKAGLPLAHPKQGQQYPE; from the coding sequence ATGCGATTGATATATAAATGGATCATGGTGGCTGGCGGATGCGTGGCGTTGGGAAGTTGTACGAAGGATTTCAAGGAAATCAACACCAATCCCACGCTCATCGGCCGGGATATCGTACAGCCGCAGCTGTTGTTTACCAGCGCTATTAAGAATTTCGTGTTCCAGAACCAGACGCACGGTCTGCTGGCGGATTACGCAGGCTATTATAAAAATCCCGCGTCCGGGAATGTTTTCCAGAACCGGGATTGGAGTAATCCATTCAATACCCATTACCGTAACTATCTCATCAATTTCTCCGAAATGATCCGGCTGTGCGAGCAAGATCCCTTGCGCAGGAACATGTTGAATATCGGTAGGATTTGCCGGGCGATGGTCTTCCAGCAACTGACCGACGCTTACGGTGATGTGCCATATTTCGATGCGGTGAAGTCAGTAGAAAATGTGATCGTACAACCTAAATACGATACCCAGGAAGCGATCTACCGCGAAATGCTGAAGGAGTTGGATGAGGCGTATGAAGCGCTGCAGAGCGATCCTGCCCAGTTCTCGCTGGGAAATGCGGATATCGTGTTGAAAGGGAATGTGGATGGATGGAAGCGGCTGGCCAACTCGTTGCGCCTCCGCATGGCGATGCGCGTACGTTACGCGGCGCCCGACCTGGCGAAACAGCATATCGATGAAGTGATGACCCGGCCATTCATCACCACGAACGCGCAGAACGTGAAACTGGCTACGCTCAATGACGGGAATGCGGATAATGCGAATCCTTTCTATTCGAGACAACAGACGAGCCCGAATAATATGGTCGTGTCCTTCACGCTGACCGACAATCTCAAGCGCCTGAGCGACCCGCGCCTGCCGTTGCTCGCGCGCCCGGCCAACGCGCCAGAAGCGGGATACCGCGGTGTTCCCCTTCAGTTCGAAACGACGGATGGCGTTCCGAGCCCTTATCAGACGGACTCCGTGTCCAGGATGGCGCTTACCTTTCTTCAACCGGTAATTGATATTGTCATCATGAATGCGTCTGAAGTATTCCTCCTCCGCGCTGAAGCAGCGCTCGCGGGGATTACGAACGAAGATGAACAGGATCTCTATCGCCAGGGAATCCAGCTGGCGATGGCGCAATATGGCGTGGCCGCTGGCGACATCACCACGTACCTCGCTTCCCCGGCTGCTACCCTGGCCGGTACAGACGAGCAAAAACTCGAACAGATCATCGTGCAAAAATGGCTGGCCGTTTACTACAATATAAACGAGGGCTGGGCGGAATTCCGGAGAACGGGTTACCCCAGGATCTGGACCGGCACGCTGAAAGGAGACACCGACGGCAATATACCCCGCAGGCTTACGTATCCGTTGGCAGAGTCCCTCCGGAACGGTGATAATTACAAGGCGGCCGTATCCCGTCTCAGTGGTGGCGATATCCTTATGAGCCGCGTTTGGTGGGACAAAAAAGCCGGCCTTCCGCTGGCGCATCCCAAACAAGGCCAGCAATATCCTGAATAG
- a CDS encoding CocE/NonD family hydrolase, producing the protein MRHKLFSLSAGFVLLASMAARAQADTAAGAQVPYSSALHFGRQYAKAEKAFSFKGQTANDVSRWRSAFLPRLKAALGLDKIESQLPGYIPRAHMRSSEDMGAYIRQRWVIWTEPTVPLPMVILLPKGGGTRPLVLTPHGHGKNPEQYAGIYLDEEERRMVAARGRDVAVQAVNLGYIVIAPTTRAFGETRTEKDKRDSLPFSCRIQLMHDLLVGRTPVGDRVWDMSRIIDWALAHLPVDKEKIAITGNSGGGTVSLFAAACDGRIAVAAPSSYFCSFEASIGTIAHCDCNYIPGILELGEMGDVAGLIAPRALCIINGQKDEIFPIAAARAEFQRAQRVYGVAGAASKLEMYEGAGGHEYYKDGVWPFITKCFSYPK; encoded by the coding sequence GTGAGACATAAATTATTTTCCCTGAGCGCCGGCTTCGTTTTGCTGGCATCCATGGCTGCCCGGGCACAAGCCGATACGGCAGCTGGCGCTCAGGTTCCTTATTCCTCTGCGTTGCATTTCGGCCGGCAATATGCAAAGGCTGAAAAAGCGTTTTCGTTTAAAGGGCAAACTGCGAATGATGTGTCCCGGTGGCGTTCTGCGTTTCTTCCGCGCCTCAAAGCAGCTTTGGGCCTCGATAAAATCGAATCGCAGCTGCCGGGATACATTCCCCGGGCGCACATGCGCTCGTCGGAGGATATGGGGGCGTATATCCGGCAGCGTTGGGTAATCTGGACGGAACCAACGGTTCCCTTGCCCATGGTGATCCTGCTGCCGAAAGGCGGCGGTACGCGCCCGCTCGTTTTGACTCCACATGGCCACGGCAAAAATCCCGAACAATACGCCGGCATTTATCTGGACGAAGAAGAGCGCCGCATGGTGGCGGCCCGCGGCCGTGATGTGGCCGTGCAGGCCGTGAACCTTGGTTATATTGTTATTGCGCCTACTACCAGGGCCTTCGGTGAAACGCGCACGGAAAAGGACAAGCGCGACAGCCTGCCGTTTTCCTGCCGCATCCAGCTGATGCACGATCTCCTCGTCGGCCGGACGCCCGTGGGCGACCGCGTGTGGGATATGTCCCGCATCATCGATTGGGCGCTGGCGCACTTGCCGGTAGATAAGGAAAAGATCGCCATCACCGGGAACTCCGGCGGCGGAACCGTTTCGTTGTTCGCCGCGGCATGTGATGGTCGGATCGCCGTTGCCGCGCCTTCTTCTTACTTCTGTTCTTTCGAAGCCAGCATCGGAACGATCGCGCATTGCGATTGCAATTACATCCCCGGCATCCTGGAATTGGGTGAAATGGGAGATGTGGCCGGATTGATAGCGCCCCGCGCATTATGCATTATTAACGGCCAGAAAGATGAAATTTTCCCGATAGCAGCCGCCCGCGCTGAATTTCAGCGGGCGCAACGGGTGTATGGTGTCGCCGGAGCTGCTTCAAAACTGGAAATGTATGAAGGCGCCGGTGGGCATGAGTATTACAAGGATGGAGTGTGGCCTTTCATCACAAAGTGTTTCAGCTACCCCAAATAA
- a CDS encoding alpha/beta fold hydrolase — MIYPFQRFRDISIRACLVILTVFSGSAQAQTDTSHYSQVFGGARPYRIYLPANYHTQPGKKFPVIYYFHGNKGDHKLPFAGVPALVNDASVILVAWNGRSVPQDDRPYNIGYHSNINYPVQFKDYFLELVGHIDSSYRTLSDRANRGLIGHSMGGFMSFFLAGKYPQLVSISVNSKGSPEFFAGSPARHTLYQQRYMFKNFKGVKLRFQNGSIGEELVHLNTEMHHGAQQEPKLDYSYQAYEGPHQLNFEQFRDAFLFVAGAIGTPAPPPQRWHHADLYPNFEVWDYAVNSNMTTPGYIELNGVTKGGFTSQTRAWQPDGPPIPGTALQISTAPVYRPNATYTLVQYDKSKDSISTRNITADARGRIQVNTNGTPAIFGINAKNSAPEIVLADFNAGRQDHFLPHKTPASIRLRLLNRGGSASGKLTATLSTTTPGVNIAQPSIQLPAIASGQLAWTDASFTISANQEPPADGSSPFVKFQLTIKDEKGRSWEDEFEALPFFAVPSFNEIGIDDGDSEIYGSGNGNNIAEPGEKIMIYQFSHRTKLYFEDPYIVSETLHDDLQPDKWGDGYALSSLIRIAKNCPPGHVIRFLACYEVKEWKTIKRNVTWGTFSITVGQ, encoded by the coding sequence ATGATTTATCCCTTTCAGCGCTTTCGCGATATTTCCATACGGGCCTGTCTCGTTATTTTGACTGTTTTTTCCGGCAGCGCCCAGGCACAAACCGACACCAGCCATTACTCCCAGGTTTTCGGCGGCGCCAGACCGTATCGCATCTACCTGCCAGCCAACTACCACACACAACCCGGCAAAAAATTCCCTGTCATATATTACTTCCATGGCAATAAAGGCGATCACAAACTGCCATTTGCCGGCGTTCCCGCACTGGTCAACGACGCATCCGTAATTCTCGTCGCCTGGAACGGGCGCTCCGTTCCGCAAGACGACCGCCCGTACAACATCGGTTATCATTCCAATATCAATTACCCGGTCCAGTTCAAGGACTACTTCCTGGAGCTCGTCGGCCACATCGACTCTAGCTATCGCACCCTATCCGACCGCGCCAACCGCGGATTGATCGGGCACAGTATGGGAGGGTTCATGTCATTCTTCCTGGCCGGAAAATACCCGCAACTGGTCAGTATTTCCGTTAACTCGAAAGGTTCGCCGGAATTTTTCGCGGGATCACCCGCCCGGCACACGCTTTACCAGCAACGGTATATGTTTAAAAACTTCAAAGGCGTGAAACTGCGATTCCAAAACGGATCGATCGGAGAAGAACTGGTACACCTGAATACAGAAATGCACCACGGCGCGCAACAGGAGCCGAAGCTGGATTACAGTTACCAGGCATACGAAGGTCCCCATCAACTGAATTTCGAACAATTCAGGGACGCTTTCCTTTTTGTGGCGGGCGCCATCGGCACACCGGCACCTCCCCCGCAAAGGTGGCACCACGCCGACCTGTACCCCAACTTCGAGGTTTGGGATTACGCCGTCAACAGCAACATGACTACTCCGGGATATATCGAGCTAAATGGTGTCACCAAAGGCGGCTTCACTTCGCAAACCCGCGCCTGGCAACCAGATGGCCCACCCATCCCGGGCACTGCCCTGCAAATCAGCACCGCACCCGTTTACCGGCCTAACGCCACGTACACTTTGGTGCAATACGATAAATCCAAAGATTCCATCTCTACCCGGAATATCACCGCAGACGCGCGGGGCCGCATCCAGGTTAACACGAACGGAACACCCGCCATTTTCGGCATCAACGCCAAAAATTCCGCGCCGGAGATCGTGCTGGCCGATTTCAACGCCGGACGCCAGGATCACTTTCTCCCGCACAAAACACCCGCATCCATCCGCCTGCGCCTCCTGAACCGTGGCGGCAGCGCATCCGGCAAACTAACCGCCACGTTATCCACCACCACTCCCGGCGTCAACATTGCACAACCCTCCATCCAGCTGCCCGCCATCGCATCCGGACAACTCGCCTGGACAGACGCCAGTTTCACCATTTCCGCGAACCAGGAACCTCCGGCCGACGGATCCAGTCCATTCGTAAAATTTCAACTGACGATAAAAGACGAAAAGGGCCGCAGCTGGGAAGACGAGTTTGAAGCACTTCCCTTTTTCGCAGTTCCTTCTTTCAATGAAATCGGGATCGACGACGGCGACAGCGAGATTTACGGAAGCGGCAACGGCAACAACATCGCGGAGCCAGGCGAAAAAATCATGATCTATCAATTCAGCCATCGTACCAAATTATATTTCGAAGATCCCTATATTGTATCCGAAACCTTGCACGACGACCTGCAGCCCGACAAATGGGGTGATGGGTACGCACTTTCTTCCCTGATCCGGATCGCGAAGAATTGTCCGCCGGGCCACGTGATCCGATTCCTTGCCTGTTACGAAGTAAAAGAATGGAAAACGATTAAGCGCAACGTGACCTGGGGCACCTTTTCCATCACGGTCGGTCAATAA